The Acidobacteriota bacterium genome window below encodes:
- a CDS encoding ABC transporter permease encodes MTDMVDRATERSTIWSTIAGLARYRELLKNLVLKDLKLKYRGSVLGFLWSLLNPLIMMGVYTVAFKYILGSKVEGFVFFLLLGILPWGFFVGSTTMATRSITDSDDLMKSVRFPSAVLPVATVLFNLAQYLLTIVVFLPLMLVAYGVPLAAPMLLYPVFLMLQVLFTIGVALVLAAGTVFFLDVRHLLEVALPILFWVTPIVYPLSQVPGQWRPLILLSPLSPYIGAYQQIFYYHQWPSAEMWLVGTVYGCGALLVGMRFFLAVENRLSEQL; translated from the coding sequence ATGACCGACATGGTGGACCGCGCAACGGAGCGCTCGACAATCTGGAGCACGATTGCGGGGCTCGCTCGCTACCGGGAACTGCTAAAGAACCTCGTCCTCAAGGATCTCAAGCTCAAGTACCGCGGCTCGGTGCTCGGGTTCCTGTGGTCGCTGCTCAATCCGCTGATCATGATGGGCGTCTACACGGTCGCCTTCAAGTACATCCTGGGATCCAAAGTCGAGGGCTTCGTCTTCTTTCTGCTCCTCGGCATTCTCCCGTGGGGCTTCTTTGTCGGATCGACCACCATGGCGACCCGATCAATTACTGACAGCGACGACCTGATGAAGAGCGTCAGGTTTCCGTCGGCCGTCCTCCCTGTCGCGACCGTCCTCTTCAATCTCGCTCAGTACCTGTTGACCATCGTGGTGTTTTTGCCGCTGATGCTTGTTGCGTACGGCGTGCCGCTGGCGGCACCCATGCTGTTGTATCCGGTGTTCCTCATGCTGCAGGTGCTCTTTACCATCGGCGTCGCGTTGGTGCTCGCCGCAGGTACCGTGTTCTTTCTGGACGTCCGGCATCTGCTGGAAGTGGCCCTGCCCATCCTGTTCTGGGTGACGCCCATCGTCTACCCCCTGTCGCAGGTCCCTGGGCAGTGGCGGCCGCTCATCCTGCTCAGTCCGCTCTCGCCCTACATCGGGGCCTATCAGCAGATCTTCTACTATCACCAGTGGCCCAGCGCGGAGATGTGGCTTGTCGGAACCGTCTACGGGTGTGGGGCGCTTCTGGTCGGCATGCGGTTTTTCCTGGCCGTGGAAAACCGGCTCTCGGAGCAACTCTGA
- a CDS encoding ABC transporter ATP-binding protein, translated as MDGGIIARDLSKRFLLRHNKTVDLKSRFLAMFLESKRETVEEFWALRDLSVSISKGEAVGLVGRNGSGKSTFLKLVAGIYRLTSGHLFLPRDARIGTMIELGVGFEHELTGRENVFLSTSIHGLSRAETEAIYPAIVNYSGLEHFMDVPIKNYSSGMHMRIGFAISANLDPDILLLDEIFAVGDADFQQQCVRTIADFKKRGKTILFVSHEPDAVRAICDRVLVLDHGRLLFDGAVDEGLAHYADLAAQHSRQPGL; from the coding sequence ATGGACGGGGGCATCATCGCTCGGGACCTCTCCAAGCGGTTTCTGCTTCGCCACAACAAGACGGTTGATCTCAAGAGTCGCTTCCTGGCCATGTTTCTCGAGAGCAAACGCGAAACCGTCGAGGAGTTCTGGGCTCTGCGGGACCTGTCGGTGTCGATCAGCAAGGGCGAGGCGGTGGGCCTGGTCGGGAGGAACGGATCCGGTAAGAGCACGTTCCTGAAGCTCGTCGCCGGGATCTACCGGCTCACATCGGGTCATCTCTTCCTGCCACGCGACGCACGCATCGGCACGATGATCGAGCTCGGCGTCGGCTTCGAGCACGAGCTCACGGGCCGGGAAAACGTGTTCTTGAGCACCTCGATTCATGGTTTGTCCCGCGCCGAAACCGAGGCGATCTATCCTGCGATCGTCAACTACTCGGGACTCGAGCACTTCATGGACGTCCCGATCAAGAACTACTCGTCCGGCATGCACATGCGGATTGGCTTCGCCATCTCGGCCAACCTCGATCCGGACATCCTGCTGCTCGACGAAATCTTCGCCGTGGGCGACGCGGATTTCCAGCAGCAGTGCGTGCGCACGATCGCCGACTTCAAGAAACGCGGCAAGACGATCCTCTTCGTGTCGCACGAGCCGGATGCGGTGCGTGCCATCTGCGATCGTGTCCTGGTCCTTGATCACGGCCGGCTGCTGTTTGATGGCGCCGTCGATGAGGGCCTCGCGCACTATGCCGATCTGGCGGCGCAACACAGTCGCCAGCCTGGATTGTGA